Part of the Triticum urartu cultivar G1812 chromosome 2, Tu2.1, whole genome shotgun sequence genome, caagtattctcctccacgatctgatcgtaggaacttgatttttctgtcacgttgattctcaacctcactctgaaattccttgaacttttcaaaggtcttagacttgtgtttcattaagtagacatacccatatctactcaagtcatcagtgagggtgagaacataacgatagccaccgcgagcctcaacactcattggaccgcacacatcagtatgtatgatttccaataagttggttgctcgctccattgttcctgagaacggagtcttggtcattttacccatgaggcatggttcgcatgtgtcaaatgattcgtaatcaagagactctaaaagtccatcagcatggagcttcttcatgcgtttgacacctatgtgaccaaggcggcagtgccacaagtatgtgggactatcattatcaatcttacatcttttggtactcacactatgaacatgtgtagcattacgctcaagattcattaagaataaaccattcaccatcggagcatgaccataaaacatatctctcatataaatagaacaaccattattctcggatttaaatgagtagccatctcgaattaaacgggatcctgatacaatgttcatgctcaaacttggcactaaataacaattattgaggttcaaaactaatcccgtaggtaaatgtagaggtagcatgccgacggcgatcacatcgaccttggaaccattcccgacgcgcatcgtcacctcgtccttcgccagtctccgcttattccgcagctcctgctttgagttacaaatgtgagcaactgcaccggtatcaaatacccaggagctactacgaatactggtaaggtacacatcaattacatgtatatcacatatacctttcgttttgccggccttcttgtccgctaagtatttggggcagttccgcttccagtgaccactttccttgcaataaaagcactgagtctcgggcttgggtccattctttggcttcttcccggcagcttgtttgccgggcgcggcaactcccttgccgtctttcttgaaggttttcttacccttgcctttcttgaacttagtggttttattcaccatcaacacttgatgttcctttttgacttctacatctgctgatttcagcattgcaaatacttcaggaatggtcttttccatcccctgcatattgaagttcatcacaaagctcttgtagctcggtggaagcgactggaggattctgtcaatgaccgcgtcatccgagagattaactcccagctgagtcaagcggttatgtaacccaaacattgtgagtatgtgctcactgacagaattattttcctccatcttacagctgaagaatttgtcggagacttcatatctctcgacccgggcatgagcttggaaaaccattttcagctcttcgaacatctcatatgctccgtgtctctcaaaacgcttttgaaGCCCCgactctaagctgtaaagcatgccgcactgaacgagggagtagtcatcggtacgtgcctgccaagcgttcataacgtcttgttatgcagggagaacaggtgcgtcacctagcggtgcttgtaggacataatctttcttggcagctatgaggatgatcctcaggttccggacccagtccgtgtagttgctgccatcgtctttcagcttggttttctctaggaacgcgttgaagttgaggactacgttggccatttgatctacaagacatattttaaagattttagactaagttcatggtaattaagttcatctaatcaaattattcaatgaactcccacttagatagacatccctccagtcatctaagtataacatgatccgagttaactaggccatgtccgatcatcacatgagacggactagtcaacgtcggtgaacatcttcatgttgatcgtatcttctgtacgactcatgctcgacctttcggtcttctgtgttccgaggccatgtctgtacatgctaggctcgtcaagtcaacctaagtgttttgcatgtgtaaatctgtcttacacccgttgtatgtgaacgttagaatctatcacacccgatcatcacgtggtgcttcgaaacaacgaactgtcgcaaaggtgcacagttagggggaacactttcttgaaattattatgagggatcgtcttatttactaccgtcgttctaagcaaacaagatgcaaaaacatgataaacatcacatgcaatcaaataataatagtgacatgatatggccaatatcacatagctcctttgatctccatcttggggctccatgatcatcttgtcaccggcatgacaccatgatctccatcatcatgatctccatcgtcatgtctccatgaagttgctcgccaactattacttctactactatggctaacgcgtttagcaataaagtgaagtaatttacatggcgtttctcaatgacacgcaggtcatacaaaaaatatagacaactcctatggctcctgccggttgtcatactcatcgacatgcaagtcgtgattcctattacaatagcatgaacatctcatacatcacatatagatcattcatcattcatcacaactttggccatatcatatcacaaagcacttgctgcaaaaacaagttagacgtcctctaattgttgttgcaagttttacgtggctgaagtagggttctagcaagaacgttttctcacctacgtgaaagccacaacgtgatttgtcaacttctatttacccttcataaggacccttttcatcgaatccgctccaactaaagtaggagagacagacacccgacagccaccttatgcaacttgtgcatgttagtcggtggaaccggtctcacgtaagcgtacgtgtaaggttggtccgggccgcttcatcccacaataccgttgaagcaagataagactagtagcggcaagaaagttgacaacatcaatgcccacaacaaattgtgttctactcgtgcaagagaactacgcatagacctagctcatgatgccactgttggggaacgttgcagaaaacaaaaaatttcctacggtttcaccaagatccatctaggagttcatctagcaacgagtgattggattgcatctacatacctttgtagatcacgagcggaagcgttcaaagaacggggatgaggaaggcgtactcgacgtgatccaaatcaccggagatcctagcgccgaacggacgacacctccgcgttcaacacacgtacggtcaacGTAACGtatccttcttcttgatccagcaagggggaaggagaggttgagggagatggctccagcagcagcacgacggcgtggtgttgatggagctgcagtactccggcagggcttcgccaagcactatggaggaggaggagtgttggagagggagagggaggcaccaaagatcaaggtaagaagtcctccatctccccactatatataggagggccaagggggggcgccggccctaggagatctaatctcctagggggtgcggccaaggggaggaatccctcctccccaaggcacctaggaggtgccttccccttgggactcttccctccttgaacttgtcccgatggccaatagcacttcctatatataattctttacctccggaccattcggaactcctcgtgacgtccgggatctcatccgggactccgaacaacattcgggttactgcatatacatatccctacaaccctagcgtcaccgaaccttaagtgtgtagaccctacgggttcgggagacatgtagacatgaccgagacagctccggtcaataaccaacagcgggatctggatacccatgttggctcccacatgctcctcgatgatctcatcggatgaaccacgatgtcgaggattcaagcaaccccgtatacaattccctttgtcaatcggtatgttacttgcccgagattcgatcgtcggtatcccaatacctcgttcaatctcgttaccggcaagtcactttactcgtaccgtaatgcatgatcccgtgaccagacacttggtcactttgagctcattatgatgatgcattaccgagtgggcccagtgatacctctccgtcatacggagtgacaaatcccagtcttgatccatgtcaacccaacagacactttcggagatacccgtagtacctttatagtcacccagttacgttgtgacgtttggcatacccaaagcactcctacggtatccgggagttacacgatctcatggtctaaggaaaaggatacttgacattggaaaactctagcaaacgaactatacgaccttgtgctatgtttaggattgggtcttgtccatcacatcattctactaatgatgtgatctcgttatcaatgacatccaatgtccatagtcaggaaaccatgactatctgttgatcaacgagctagtcaactagaggcttactagggacatgttggtgtctattattcacacatgtattacgatttccggataacacaattatagcatgaataaagacaattatcatgaacaaggaaatataataataatgcttttattattgcctctagggcatatttccaacaaatctatggagtaatctagcaacgaggggaaggagagtgcatctacatacccttgtagatcgctaagcggaagcgttgcaagaacgcggatgaaggagtcgtactcgtagcgattcagatcgtggttgattccgatctaagtgccgaaccacggcgcctccgcgttcaacacacgtgctgcccggtgacgtctcctacgccttgatccagcaaggggagaaggagaggttggggaagactccatccagtagcagcacgacggcgtggtggtgaaggaggagcgtggcaatcctgcagggcttcaccaagcaccgcgggagaggaggaggacttgggagagggggagggcagccagaacttgggtgcggctgccctcccacccccacatatatataggggcaagggagagggggccggccccctcagatccaatctgaggagggggcggcggccaggggggttgccttgccccccaaggcaaggggggcgcccccttttagggttcccccaaaccctaggggcatgggccctaggggggaggcgcccagcccactaaggggttggtccctctccacacacagcccatagggccctccggggcaggtggaccctcccggtggacccccggaacccctccagtggtcccggtacaataccggtgacccccgaattattccggtgaccgtatgatgacttcccatatataaatctttacctccggaccattacggaactcctcgtaacgtccgggatctcatccgggacttcgaacaacattcagtaaccacgtatatctattccctataaccctagcgtcatcgaaccttaagtgtgtagaccctacgggctcgggagtcatgcaaacatggccgagacaactctccggtcaataaccaacagcgggatctggatacccatgttggctcccacatgctccacgatgatctcatcggatgaaccacgctgtcaaggattcaatcaatcccgtatacaattccctttgtctatcggtacgatacttgcccgagattcgatcgtcggtatcccaataccttgttcaatctcgttaccggcaactctctttactcgttccgtaacacatcatcccgtgatcaactccttgatcagattgtgcacattatgatgatgtcctaccgagtgggcccagagatacctctccgttatatggagtgacaaattccagtctcgattcgtgccaacccaacagacactttcggagatacatgtagtgaacctttatagccacccagttacgttgtgacgtttggcacacccaaagcactcctacggtatccgggagttgcacaatctcatggtctaaggaaatgatacttgacattagaaaagttttagcatacgaactacacgatctttgtgctaggcttaggattgagtctcgtccatcatatcattctcctaatgatgtgatcccgttatcaacgacatccaatgtccatggtcaggaaacgtaaccatctattgatcaacgagctagtcaactaaaggcttactagggacatggtgttgtctatgtatccacacatgtatctgagtttcctatcaatacaatttctagcatggataataaacgattatcatgaacaaggaaatataataataaccaatttattattgcctccagggcatatttccaacagttctCTCTCCCCCCTTCCTCCCTACTCTGATCCAGATCCAACCTCGGTGCCATGTTGCGCCTTCTTCCCCATCGCCGCCGGCCACCATCCCCACACTTTCTCTCCCTTTGCCCATGGATCCATCTCTTCCATGGACGCCTCCCACACCGTCTCCTCCTTCCCCCATCTCATCACTAGGGAAGACAAGGCAAGCGGGAGGAAGATCGGCCGTGTAGGTCAGATCCATCCGCCACGACCTCGACGGAGATGGCCCAGTGGATGGAGCGGACCTGCAAATCGTCAAGCCAAGGTAGCAGGGCAGTAGGGCTCCATCCTTGATTTCCTTGACCATCTTGGATTACCTTCCCTGATTTCCTTGATTCCTCACGCACAGGGCAGCAGGGCTCCATTCTTGTTCTCTTCTCCATGGGGGTCATGCACAGGGCTCCACCTACAAGTGAAGAGAAGACCACTGCTCCTGCGGGTCTGCTTCTTCCTACTCTTCAAGgtccctctctccctctcatGCTCTGCCTGAATTAATGGCGTTAGGTGTCACAACCAAACTGAAACTTTTTTATCTTCAGAGAGGAGAAAACTGAATCTTTAATTAGGTTAGCTTGCACCTGCTGCTGCTTTTTATCTTCATTTATTTATCAGAAATAGTAATTTACATTGAAGTTTTTTTAATTATTCATAGACACTTATTTATGCATTGTTCTTCCTGTATATAATAGATGTTGTATTTTTAGTTGTTCAGGTTCTCAATGTATGTTTATCCACTGTATAATGTAGGAGTGCAATACTTAGAGCTGAATTTTACTTAAATGAGATGCAATGGCATTTTTTATTTTACAAATAACAATACTCTAATTTACCTTAATTAGCTCAGCTATGTTTATGGCAAACCTTCTTAAGGAAGCAAGAAATGCCAATTCTTGTTTATGTGTTTCGACATTCTTTCATTGTTCTGTAACTACTTTGTGTCATGAATTCAGTCATGCACTGTTATAGGATAGATAGCCTGGACCACAAAAGGTGTGGCGTTGACTTAGTGGCAGCTGAGCTGCTGATAAAGGGCATGGGTGAACAAATGAAGGTGACTGGGATTTTAAAATGAAGTTAAATTGTGATCAGCACAAAGCTTTTGTCTTATTTTTTATGTCAACTAATGCTATTTGTGATTTCACAAATTGCAGTCAGCTTGGGTTATCATAGTATAGCTTCTTTATGATTTTTTAGCTTGACACATTTGATGCCACAAAATTCATGAGTAGTCAAAATTGAATGGGATACTGAGTATTTGAAGTTCCCTATTGCCGGACCAGCTAATCCTGTCGCCAGGCAACTCTTCTCACCCCTCTTCTCCTCTTGTTATAATCAAATTTATATTATAAGCGGCAGAATATTGTGCTGGTGGCTACTAAGTTAGTAAGCATGCTTGCTGCATTATGCTACTAACTTTCTAATCATATCGTGGATGGACCAATGTTTGTGTCCGCGCAATCTGTATGTATTGTTGTGGCGTATCAACTGCTTATTAGCCCCGCAGGTAGCTGCTGCTTTGCTTATGGCAATTCGTAATGTCCGTACTAATGTGGCTGATGAATTAAGCTCCACTAACTAACTAGGTTGTATTTAAGTTATATATTGGGTCCCTTTTACTTTCCACCATGGATAGTAGTAATCTGCACCCTGTTTTCACATTTCAGTATCCTGAATTTGAATAGCTCAGTTCTGATGGCACTAGCATTGGGCCATCTTCAGTCTTGCAACCAATTAACATGATCTCATACTGCATAAATGTGTATTCCTTTTATTTAGAATTAAATTTGTTCAACGACTGAGGGTTCTGTTGGGAGTTCTCTGTGTCCTACAATATTAAATGGTCATTCATAACTACCCCTGTCTTCTTGCTATTGGCCAAGTGGTTTTCCATTTTGAGCTTCAGTGCTCTGCTTGTGTTGCAAGTACAACACTGCACCTGCTGTTTCTTTTTATTTATGAATAGTATATGTAACTTGCAAGTACAACCTCAAAATAAAgtagtttttgttttttataAAATTGTCATTCAGAATAATACGGAAAATTAATTCATTATATATGCAAGGAGTTGATTCTTGGTGAAATTGCTTTGCCTGTATGTATGTAGAGTCTTGTAGCTAACTGATGGGGAAAAATGTGCCATGTAAATCTAATTGATGAAAAAATATGTTTGGTCATCAGAAGCTTGTTTGTAGCTGTATGTAGATGTTTAGATGTGTAGTAAGTGAACATCTGAACAAGATTAACAAGTGAGGGTCGGTGTTCAGTAGATAATAAGATTGGTCTAATATTTCAGTTTGTCCGTTTCAATACAATATTACATAGGCGATGTCTTGTTAATAGAAATCACTCAGTTTTTCGGTTTCAGTTTTTACTTCTACTTCACAGAGTGGAAGATTGTAAGAAAACATTGGGTGATCTTTAACAATTATTCTTAGAGTAAACCAGAGCAATATTCAATGATATATTGTGAGTCACTGAAAATGTATACTGTGTTTTTCTTCAGGATATGGATGACTATCTGAACGTAAGCAGGTTTCTTCCCAAACTTAACAACGAGATACTAGGTGAAAGAAATGATCCCTACAAGGAAAGGTTGAGCAGCCTAGAGAATTTAGTACTGATCATGGTAAGGTTGACAAAGCCTGAAATCTCATTTTGATCCACGTTCCAAGATTACATGGTAGCATATATACTTGAAGTTGGCATGGAATATCAAAATTCAAAATAGACTTTGCCTATTCCCTGTTTTGAAAAAACAATGGGAATTGATTTTCTGAAGTCCTTGGTTGTCTATTTCCCTATCCATGCAACAATAAATGTTGAACAGAATGTTGAACAAGATAGCATGAACACGTATAGCTAGGGTATGCATTTAGTAGGTGTGTTTCCGTTTCAAAGATTCATAAAAGACTAAAAGAGATTGATAAATGAAGAAAATACCCTACCGGATCTACACAAGGACAAGAACTAACAAGCAGTTTTCACTTTCCCGACATGGGCGCAGGGGTGATCGTCACGGACTACCGCACCCGGTGGGCATCGTGCTCTTCAACAACTCAGAGACGGACTTCACCATGAAGCCCGGCGACTGCGTCACATAGATGATTGTCCAGGTGATTGTGACGCCAGAGGTCGACGAGTTGGAGGACCTTGACGCCACCGTCAGGAGGTTGCCGAGGCGGAGGACCTCGATGCCACCGTCTGGAGGTTGCCAAGGTGAAGGACCTCGACTCCTTGGTAGATACATTTAGAAAAGTGGTCTGGTTAGGTTGGTGGTGGGACGCTAGGGAAGGTACCCACCTTTCGTGATGGTTGTGTGCATCTGATATATAAATGGGATCTCATGATTTCTTTGAGTTCAGATTTTCAATGTTGTATACATAAACGCTGCAAGTGCTAAGATGGTTCTGTGACCTTTGCACTAGATGTGTCTTGATTTCCATCCATAAATATTGCATCTaacttttttttaattttcaattacttagcagtagcgtggggaAAGAAGGGCATTCTACTAGTACTTAGgaatagtagtagcgtgggttacgcgcgctactactaacttttTAGCTGTAGCGTGGGGTAAaacacacgctactgctaaaaaATAGATGTAGCgtcatagcagtagcgtgggaacCTACGCTACTGGTAGTCCAAAAACCATGCTACTGGTAAGGTTTTTtctagtggtaaatcagtaagagacatcataggtcgcaccatatttagtaaagtatgattacgatgttcggacacaccattacgatgtggtgttctgggtggcgtgagttgtgaaactattccgcattgtttcaaatgtagaccaaactcgtaactcaaatattttcctccacgatcagatcgtagaaactttattttcttgttacgatgattttccacttcactatgaaattctttgaacttttcaaatgtttcagacttatgtttcattaagtagatataccaatatctgctcaaatcatcagtgaaggtgagaaaataacgatacccgccgcgagcctcaatattcatcaaaccacatacatcaatatgtatgatttccaacaaatatgttgctcattccatagttccggagaatggcattttagtcatcttgcccataaggcatggttcgcaagtaccaagtgattcataatcaagtgattccaaaagtccatcagtatggagtttcttcatgcgctttataccaatatgacccaaacggcagtgccacaaataagttgcactatcattatcaactctgcatcttttggattcaacattatgaatatgtgtatcacgactaacgagattcaacaaaaatagaccactcttcaagggtgcatgaccataaaagatattactcatataaatagaacaaccattattctcatatttaaatgaataaccatctcacatcaaacaagatccagatataatgttcatgcttaacgttggcaccaaataacaattatttaggtctaaaactaatcccgaaggtagatgtagaggtagcgtgccgacggcgatcacatcgacttggaaccatttcccacgtgcatcgtcacctcgtccttagccagtcttcgcttaatccgtagtccctgtttcgagttgcaaatattagcaacagaaccagtatcaaatacccaggtgctactgcgagctctggtaaggtacacatcaataacatgtatatcacatctacctttgttcaccttgccatcctttttatccgccaaatacttggggcagttccacttccagtgaccagtctgtttgtagtagaagcactcagtcttaggcttaggtccagacttaggtttcttctcctgagcagcaacttgtttgttgttcttcttgaagttccccttcttcttcccttcaccctttttcttgaaactggtggtcttgttgaccatcaacacttgatgctccttcttgatttctacctccgctgcctttagcattgcgaagagctcgggaattgtcttattcatcccttgcatattatagttcatcacgaagcttttgtagcttggtggcagtgattgaagaactctgtcaatgacactatcaataggaagattaactcccagttgagtcaagtgattatgatacccaggcattttgagtatatgttcactgacataactattctcctccattttgcagctatagaacttattagagacttcatatctctcaatccgggcatttgcttgaaatattaacttcaactcctggaacatctcatatgctccatgacgttcaaaatgtcgttgaagtcccggttctaagccgtaaagcatggcacactgaactatcgagtagtcatcagctttactctgccagacgttcttaatgTCATCaacagcatctgcagcaggcctggcacccagcggtgcttccaagacgtaattcttctgtgcagcaatgaggataatcctcaagttacagacccagactgtgtaatttctaccatcatcttttgACTTTGCTtcctcaaggaacgcattaaaattcaacggaacaacagcacgggccatctatctacaatcaacatagacaagcaaaatactatcaggtactaagttcatgataaatttaagttcagttaatcatattacttaagaactcccacttatatagacatccctctaatcatctaagtgatcacgggatccaaatcaactaaaccatgtccgatcatcacgtgagatggagtagttttcaatggtgaacatcactatattgatcatatctactatatgattcacgctcgacctttcgatcttagtgttccgaggccatatctgcatatgctaggctcgtcaagtttaacctgagtattctgtgtgtgcaaaactggcttgcacccgttgtagatgaacgtagagcttatcacacccgataatcacatggtgtctcggcacgacgaactttggcaatggtgcatactcagggagaacacttttaccttgaaatttagtgagagatcatgttataatgctaccgtcaaacaaagcagaataagatgcataaaggataaacatcacatgcaatcaatataagtaatatgatatggccatcatcatcttgtgcttgtgatctccatctccgaagcaccgtcatgatcaccatcgtcaccggcgcgacaccttgatctccatcgtagcatcgttgtcgtctcgccaactattgcttctacgactatcgctaccgcttagtgataaagtaaagcaattacagggtgattgcattgcatacaataaagcgacaaccatatggctcctgccagttgccggtaactcggttacaaaatatgatcatctcatacaacaaaatatagcatcatgtcttgaccatatcacatcacaacatgccctgcaaaaacaagttagacatcctctactttgttgttgcaagttttacgtggctgctacgggctgagcaagaaccgttcttacctacg contains:
- the LOC125539567 gene encoding uncharacterized protein LOC125539567 isoform X2, which translates into the protein MDASHTVSSFPHLITREDKASGRKIGRVGQIHPPRPRRRWPSGWSGPANRQAKGSRAPFLFSSPWGSCTGLHLQVKRRPLLLRVCFFLLFKDMDDYLNVSRFLPKLNNEILGERNDPYKERLSSLENLVLIMG
- the LOC125539567 gene encoding uncharacterized protein LOC125539567 isoform X1, translating into MDASHTVSSFPHLITREDKASGRKIGRVGQIHPPRPRRRWPSGWSGPANRQAKGSRAPFLFSSPWGSCTGLHLQVKRRPLLLRVCFFLLFKDMDDYLNVSRFLPKLNNEILGERNDPYKERLSSLENLVLIMVRLTKPEISF